A window from Desulfovibrio subterraneus encodes these proteins:
- a CDS encoding quinone oxidoreductase family protein, translated as MTHAIRMHATGGPDMLQWEAYDPGEPSSGEVLLRHVAVGVNFIDVYHRSGLYPLPTLPAIIGMEGAGVVEAVGDGVTEFRPGDRVAYAGNPPGAYAEVRLIPARRLVPLPDAIPFDQAAGMMLRGMTARYLLFGCFPLKAGDTILIHAAAGGVGSVVCQWARHLGATVIGTVGSVAKAEVARANGCQHPILYRDEDFVAKVMQLTEGRGVDVVYDSVGKSTFMKSLSCLRPMGMLVSFGQSSGSVPPFDPGILAAKGSLFLTRPSLMHYTEAREDLLAHARDLFEVVQKGAVHISIGQRFALHEAAAAHRALEARNTTGSTILMV; from the coding sequence ATGACTCACGCGATCCGCATGCATGCGACAGGCGGACCCGACATGCTCCAGTGGGAGGCATATGATCCCGGTGAACCGTCATCCGGAGAGGTGTTGCTTCGCCACGTGGCTGTCGGTGTCAACTTCATAGATGTGTATCACCGCAGCGGGCTCTATCCGCTGCCCACTCTGCCTGCAATAATCGGGATGGAAGGTGCCGGTGTGGTGGAGGCGGTGGGAGACGGAGTTACCGAATTCAGGCCCGGAGACAGGGTGGCCTATGCGGGCAATCCTCCCGGTGCCTATGCCGAAGTGCGGCTCATTCCGGCCCGCAGGCTGGTACCGCTGCCGGATGCCATTCCCTTCGATCAGGCCGCAGGCATGATGCTGCGCGGCATGACAGCCCGCTATCTGCTCTTCGGCTGTTTTCCGCTCAAGGCAGGGGATACGATTCTCATTCACGCTGCCGCAGGTGGCGTGGGGTCGGTGGTCTGCCAATGGGCGCGGCACCTCGGGGCTACCGTTATCGGCACGGTGGGTTCGGTTGCCAAGGCGGAAGTGGCCCGCGCAAACGGCTGCCAGCATCCAATTCTCTACCGTGATGAGGATTTTGTCGCCAAGGTCATGCAGCTGACCGAAGGCAGGGGCGTGGACGTGGTGTACGATTCCGTGGGCAAGAGCACGTTCATGAAGTCCCTGAGCTGTCTCAGGCCCATGGGCATGCTGGTATCCTTCGGCCAGTCCTCCGGCTCTGTGCCGCCTTTTGATCCCGGCATACTGGCGGCCAAGGGATCGCTGTTTCTCACCCGCCCGAGCCTCATGCACTATACCGAGGCGCGGGAAGATCTTTTGGCCCATGCTCGTGATCTGTTTGAGGTGGTGCAGAAGGGAGCCGTGCACATTTCCATCGGCCAGCGTTTTGCCCTGCATGAGGCAGCGGCAGCGCATCGGGCGCTGGAAGCCCGCAATACGACAGGATCTACCATACTGATGGTGTAG
- the mqnE gene encoding aminofutalosine synthase MqnE gives MLTADHFARLGLARIHDAVLAGERLSVEDGARLFACNDMNAVGALAHHARTRLNGDKAYYVLNRHVNYTNICVNGCLFCAFQKEKAEQPGAYRLSVDDIVGKISDHDGMPFNEIHIVGGCHPTLPLSFFEESIRKVKAAFPSIVVKAFTAVEIAHFAHLEGITTLEVLTRLKAAGLEMMPGGGAEIFAPAVREQICPRKSTADEWLRVHGEAHSLGISTNCSILFGHIESIEDRLDHLDRLRRQQDISGGFTCCIPLPFLTENSLLKLPAERYGEHNGLDKLKTIALCRLMLDNIPHIKSYWVMLGVKTAQTALYFGADDLDGTIVEEKIGHDAGAQSDQAMTTVQLDEMIRRSGFTPVRRDAFYNPVQSGASACGCAGKGGAA, from the coding sequence ATGCTCACTGCCGACCATTTTGCCCGCCTGGGGCTGGCACGCATTCATGATGCGGTTCTCGCGGGCGAGCGCCTGAGCGTCGAAGACGGCGCGCGGCTCTTTGCCTGTAACGATATGAACGCCGTTGGTGCTCTTGCGCATCATGCGCGCACCCGTCTGAACGGGGACAAAGCCTATTACGTTCTGAACAGACACGTCAATTACACAAACATTTGCGTGAACGGGTGCCTGTTCTGCGCCTTCCAGAAAGAGAAGGCGGAACAGCCCGGTGCGTACCGCCTTTCGGTGGACGACATCGTCGGCAAGATTTCCGACCACGACGGCATGCCCTTCAACGAAATCCATATCGTGGGCGGTTGTCACCCCACCTTGCCCCTTTCCTTTTTCGAAGAATCCATACGCAAGGTGAAGGCTGCTTTCCCCTCCATTGTGGTGAAGGCGTTCACGGCTGTGGAAATTGCCCACTTTGCCCACCTTGAAGGCATTACCACCCTTGAAGTGCTTACCCGCCTGAAGGCGGCAGGGCTTGAAATGATGCCCGGCGGCGGTGCCGAGATATTCGCGCCTGCCGTGCGTGAGCAGATATGCCCGCGCAAGTCCACGGCGGATGAATGGCTGCGCGTGCACGGCGAAGCGCATTCCCTTGGCATTTCCACAAACTGTTCCATTCTTTTCGGTCATATAGAGTCCATTGAAGACAGGCTGGACCATCTGGACAGACTGCGTCGCCAGCAGGATATTTCCGGCGGGTTCACCTGCTGCATTCCCCTGCCGTTCCTCACGGAAAACAGCCTGCTCAAGCTCCCTGCGGAACGCTACGGCGAGCACAACGGTCTGGACAAGCTCAAGACCATCGCCCTGTGCCGCCTCATGCTGGACAATATTCCGCACATCAAGTCCTACTGGGTGATGCTGGGCGTGAAAACGGCGCAGACCGCCCTGTACTTTGGGGCCGACGATCTGGACGGCACCATCGTGGAAGAAAAGATCGGTCACGATGCCGGTGCCCAGTCCGATCAGGCCATGACCACGGTGCAGCTTGATGAGATGATCCGCCGTTCCGGTTTCACCCCGGTGCGCCGCGATGCTTTCTACAACCCCGTGCAGTCAGGTGCTTCTGCCTGCGGCTGCGCAGGCAAAGGAGGTGCCGCATGA
- a CDS encoding HD domain-containing phosphohydrolase, with amino-acid sequence MTDINTPENMINSFLRISDELNQLKDVDTILDRTLLEVRALTNADAGSIFLVEEDQLRFSYVHNDTLFAKDATNAAVYSNFAVPITEKSIVGYSALSGETLVIDDAYNLPAGTPFSFNESYDRATGYHTTSIMAIPLKMAQGKLVGVMQILNAKDSYGRYIPFDKQAKTYVTLFANNTAIAIERGILTRELILRMMKMAELRDPSETGAHVQRVGAYSAEIYHRYALNKGTPIRELKRTKDLLRLAAMLHDVGKVGISDSILKKPAKLTEEEFGVIKMHTVFGARLFENATSDLDVMCRDIALNHHEKWVGNGYPGVMDNVFEGQPHLGKRGKSGEEIPLVARICALADVYDALVSARSYKDPYPEDKVLDIIRQDTGTHFDPEVVEAFMQIHDVILAIRAKYNQK; translated from the coding sequence ATGACGGACATCAACACCCCGGAAAACATGATCAACAGCTTTCTCAGGATCAGTGACGAACTGAACCAGCTGAAGGACGTTGATACCATTCTCGACAGGACTCTGCTCGAAGTCCGGGCGCTGACCAATGCGGATGCCGGTTCCATCTTCCTTGTGGAAGAGGACCAGCTGCGCTTCAGCTATGTCCACAACGACACCCTTTTTGCCAAGGATGCCACCAACGCGGCGGTCTATTCCAACTTCGCCGTTCCCATAACCGAGAAATCCATTGTTGGATATTCGGCCCTGTCCGGTGAAACGCTGGTCATTGACGATGCTTACAACCTGCCGGCCGGCACGCCTTTCAGCTTTAACGAGTCCTACGACAGGGCCACCGGCTACCACACAACGTCCATCATGGCCATTCCGCTCAAGATGGCGCAGGGCAAACTTGTGGGCGTAATGCAGATTCTCAACGCCAAGGACAGCTATGGCAGGTACATCCCCTTTGACAAACAGGCGAAGACCTACGTCACCCTTTTTGCCAACAACACGGCCATAGCCATTGAACGCGGTATTCTGACCCGCGAACTGATTCTGCGCATGATGAAGATGGCCGAGCTGCGCGACCCTTCGGAAACCGGCGCTCACGTCCAGCGTGTAGGGGCCTATTCCGCCGAAATCTATCACCGCTACGCCCTGAACAAGGGAACGCCCATCAGGGAACTGAAGCGCACCAAAGACCTTCTCCGCCTTGCCGCCATGCTGCACGATGTGGGCAAGGTGGGCATTTCCGATTCCATTCTCAAAAAGCCCGCCAAGCTGACCGAAGAGGAATTCGGCGTCATAAAGATGCACACGGTGTTCGGCGCAAGGCTGTTTGAGAATGCCACATCCGACCTTGATGTCATGTGCCGCGACATTGCCCTGAACCACCATGAAAAGTGGGTGGGCAACGGGTATCCCGGTGTCATGGACAACGTCTTCGAAGGGCAGCCGCATCTGGGCAAGCGCGGTAAATCCGGCGAAGAGATTCCCCTTGTGGCCCGCATATGTGCTCTGGCCGATGTGTATGATGCCCTTGTCTCCGCACGTTCCTACAAGGATCCCTACCCGGAGGACAAAGTGCTTGATATCATCCGGCAGGACACCGGCACCCATTTCGATCCGGAAGTGGTGGAAGCCTTCATGCAGATTCACGACGTCATTCTGGCCATTCGCGCCAAGTACAACCAGAAGTAA
- a CDS encoding 1,4-dihydroxy-6-naphthoate synthase, giving the protein MQRFELGISPCPNDTFIFYALANGRIDLPFSVDLFMADVEQLNARARKADIAVTKLSVAAMVDALDNYILLRAGGALGYGCGPIMVAKENACVSSLANARIAIPGRMTTANMLLSLHGVHKGERVEMVFDEVMPAVARGDVAAGVVIHEGRFTYAGYGLEKLFDLGKWWEDATTLPIPLGAIAVRRDLGMETALALEDAIRRSLAFVQANPEEARAWIKQHAQEMDDTVIDRHIETFVNNFSMELGEAGQDAIRILLEKAFEIAGRPMPDLPLFVQDQS; this is encoded by the coding sequence ATGCAACGTTTTGAACTCGGCATTTCCCCCTGCCCCAACGACACTTTCATTTTTTACGCCCTTGCCAACGGGCGCATAGACCTGCCCTTTTCCGTAGACCTGTTCATGGCGGACGTGGAGCAGCTCAACGCACGCGCCCGCAAGGCGGACATAGCCGTTACCAAGCTCTCGGTAGCCGCCATGGTGGACGCGCTGGACAACTACATTCTGCTGCGGGCCGGCGGGGCGCTGGGCTACGGCTGCGGCCCCATAATGGTGGCAAAGGAAAATGCCTGCGTTTCCAGCCTTGCCAATGCCCGTATAGCCATTCCCGGCCGTATGACCACGGCAAACATGCTGCTCTCTCTGCATGGCGTGCACAAGGGGGAGCGTGTCGAAATGGTGTTTGATGAGGTCATGCCCGCGGTTGCGCGCGGCGATGTTGCCGCAGGCGTGGTAATACACGAAGGCCGCTTCACCTATGCCGGTTACGGACTGGAAAAACTCTTCGACCTCGGCAAGTGGTGGGAAGACGCAACCACCCTGCCCATTCCGCTCGGGGCCATTGCGGTGCGTCGCGATCTGGGCATGGAAACGGCTCTGGCTCTCGAAGACGCCATCCGCCGCAGTCTTGCCTTTGTGCAGGCCAATCCGGAAGAAGCACGCGCATGGATCAAGCAGCACGCGCAGGAAATGGACGACACGGTCATAGACCGCCATATCGAAACCTTCGTCAACAATTTCAGCATGGAACTCGGCGAGGCCGGTCAGGACGCCATACGTATTCTGCTGGAAAAGGCATTCGAAATTGCAGGACGCCCCATGCCAGACCTGCCTCTTTTCGTTCAGGATCAGTCCTGA